In the genome of Variovorax sp. PAMC26660, the window GCGACCTCACAAGGGTTGGCAAGGGGCACCCAAGGTTTTTCGTTCCCGAAAAAACTCCAAAGGTTGATCATGGAAATCTCTAAGGCGGAAATCATTTCCGCAGCAGCCGCGTCCTCTGGCGCCGGCAATCCCACGCAAGAACTCATGGGCGCTGAAGTGCTGATCAAGGCACTGCAGGCCGAAGGCGTTCAGTACGTCTGGGGCTATCCCGGCGGCGCGGTTCTCTACATCTACGACGCGTTCTATAAGCAGGACACCATCCAGCATGTGCTGGTACGCCACGAACAGGCGGCAGTCCATGCGGCCGACGGCTATGCCCGCGCCACTGGTGAAGTCGGCGTGGCACTGGTCACCTCCGGCCCTGGCCTGACCAATGCCGTCACCGGCATCGCCACCGCGTACATGGACTCGATCCCGATGGTGATCATCTCGGGCCAGGTGCCAACGGCTGCCATCGGCCTCGATGCTTTCCAGGAATGCGACACGGTCGGCATCACCCGCCCCATCGTCAAGCACAACTTCCTCGTCAAGGATCCGAAGGATCTGGCCATGACGATGAAGAAGGCCTTCCACATCGCACGCAGCGGCCGTCCGGGCCCGGTGGTGGTGGACGTGCCCAAGGACGTTTCCTTCAAGAAGACGCCTTACGCCGGCTATCCCGACAAGGTCGAGATGCGCTCGTACAACCCGGTGCGCAAGGGCCACGGCGGCCAGATCCGCAAGGCGCTGCAACTGCTGCTGGCTGCCAAGCGTCCGTACATCTACACCGGCGGCGGCGTGCTGCTGGGCAACGCCTGCAACGAACTGCGCACGCTGGTCGACATGCTCGGCTACCCGGTCACGAACACGCTGATGGGCCTGGGCGCCTATCCGGCGAGCGACCGCAAGTTCCTCGGCATGCTGGGCATGCACGGCACCATCGAAGCCAACAACGCGATGCAGAACTGCGACGTGCTGCTCGCCGTGGGCGCGCGCTTCGACGACCGCGTGATCGGCAACCCCAAGCACTTCGCGCAGAACGAACGCAAGATCATCCACATCGACATTGACCCGTCGAGCATTTCCAAGCGCGTGAAGGTCGACATTCCGATCGTCGGCGACGTGAAGGACGTGCTCACCGAGTTGATCTCGATGATCCGCGAAAGCACGACCAAGCCCGATGCTGGCGCATTGGCCGACTGGTGGAAGACCATCGAGGCCTGGCGCTCGCGCGACTGCCTCAAGTACGACCGTGGCAACAACGACGTGATCAAGCCACAGTACGTGGTCGAGACGCTCTGGAACATGACCAAGGACGCCGACGTGTACATCACGTCCGACGTGGGCCAGCACCAGATGTGGGCCGCGCAGTACTACCGCTTCGACGAGCCGCGTCGCTGGATCAACTCGGGCGGCCTGGGCACCATGGGCGTCGGCATTCCGTACGCCATGGGCATCAAGCTCGCCAAGCCCGATTCGGAGGTGTTCACCATCACCGGCGAAGGCTCTGTGCAGATGTGCATCCAGGAACTTTCCACCTGCCTGCAATACAACACGCCGATCAAGATCTGCTCGCTGAACAACCGCTACCTGGGCATGGTGCGCCAGTGGCAGGAGATCGAATACTCCGGCCGCTACAGCCACAGCTACATGGATGCACTGCCCAACTTCGTGAAGCTCGCCGAGGCCTATGGCCACGTCGGCATGCTGATCGAGCGTCCACAAGACGTGGAGCCCGCGCTGCGCGAAGCACGCAAGCTCAAGGACCGCACGGTGTTCATGGATTTCCGTACCGACCCCACCGAGAACGTGTTCCCGATGGTGAAGGCCGGCATGGGCATCACCGAGATGCTCCTGGGTTCCGAGGATCTCTGATCCCGGTTTCCCGTTCGTTCGCTAGTCCGTTCAACTCTTACTGACGAATCTATTGCCCGCCAAGCCCGCGCATTACCGTGCGCGGGGGAGGGCGGCGAAAAGAGGAGTCGCGCAAACATGAAACACATCATTGCAGTGCTGCTGGAAAACGAGCCGGGGGCTCTTTCCCGCGTGGTGGGCCTTTTCTCGGCCCGTGGCTACAACATCGAATCGCTGACCGTTGCGCCGACCGAGGACCCGAGCCTCTCGCGCATGACGATCGTCACTGCCGGTTCCGACGACGTGATCGAGCAGATCACCAAGCACCTGAACCGCCTCATCGAAGTCGTGAAGGTTGTCGACCTGACCGAAGGCGCCTACACCGAGCGAGAGCTCATGATGGTGAAGGTGCGTGCGGTGGGCAAGGAGCGCGAAGAAATGATGCGCATGGCCGAGATTTTTCGAGGCCGGATCATCGACGTGACCGACAAGAGCTACACCATCGAACTCACCGGCGACCACGGCAAGAACGACGCTTTTCTGGAAGCGATCGACCGTAGCGCTATCCTCGAGACTGTCCGCACCGGTGCCAGCGGCATCGGGCGCGGCGAGCGCATCCTGCGCGTGTAGGGGGTGAAGATCCCCTCAGTTTCATCGTTTATCAACACGACATGAGGAGAAGGTAATGCAAGACTTGCTGGGCTTCGACAAGATGGTGACCCCTATCGTCATCCGGGTACTGTATTTCCTGGGATTGATCGGGGTATTGATTACTGGGGTCGGCGCGCTTTTCAGCGGCGGCCTGAGAGGGGTTCTTACCGGCCTCGCCATTTTGGTTTTCGGCGCGATCATGGTTCGCGTCTACAGCGAATTGCTGATCCTGCTGTTCCGCATTCACGACAACCTCGTGTCCATCAACCAGCAAATGAAGGACCGGAATTCTTCCGGCCAACTGTGAGTGAACGGCACCCCCCAGGGGGTGCCAGAGATTAAATAGGAAAGACGCATATGAAGGTTTACTACGACAAGGACGCCGATCTCAGCCTCATCAAGGGCAAGACGGTTGCAATCATCGGTTACGGGTCGCAAGGTCACGCGCATGCGCAAAACCTGAACGACAGCGGCGTCAAGGTCGTGGTCGGCCTGCGCAAGGGCGGCGCCTCGTGGCCGAAGGTCGAGAAGGCCGGCCTCAAGGTCGCCGAAGTGGCTGATGCGGTGAAGGCCGCCGACGTCGTCATGATTCTGCTGCCCGACGAGCAGATCGCCAGCGT includes:
- the ilvN gene encoding acetolactate synthase small subunit, with the translated sequence MKHIIAVLLENEPGALSRVVGLFSARGYNIESLTVAPTEDPSLSRMTIVTAGSDDVIEQITKHLNRLIEVVKVVDLTEGAYTERELMMVKVRAVGKEREEMMRMAEIFRGRIIDVTDKSYTIELTGDHGKNDAFLEAIDRSAILETVRTGASGIGRGERILRV
- a CDS encoding acetolactate synthase 3 catalytic subunit, with product MEISKAEIISAAAASSGAGNPTQELMGAEVLIKALQAEGVQYVWGYPGGAVLYIYDAFYKQDTIQHVLVRHEQAAVHAADGYARATGEVGVALVTSGPGLTNAVTGIATAYMDSIPMVIISGQVPTAAIGLDAFQECDTVGITRPIVKHNFLVKDPKDLAMTMKKAFHIARSGRPGPVVVDVPKDVSFKKTPYAGYPDKVEMRSYNPVRKGHGGQIRKALQLLLAAKRPYIYTGGGVLLGNACNELRTLVDMLGYPVTNTLMGLGAYPASDRKFLGMLGMHGTIEANNAMQNCDVLLAVGARFDDRVIGNPKHFAQNERKIIHIDIDPSSISKRVKVDIPIVGDVKDVLTELISMIRESTTKPDAGALADWWKTIEAWRSRDCLKYDRGNNDVIKPQYVVETLWNMTKDADVYITSDVGQHQMWAAQYYRFDEPRRWINSGGLGTMGVGIPYAMGIKLAKPDSEVFTITGEGSVQMCIQELSTCLQYNTPIKICSLNNRYLGMVRQWQEIEYSGRYSHSYMDALPNFVKLAEAYGHVGMLIERPQDVEPALREARKLKDRTVFMDFRTDPTENVFPMVKAGMGITEMLLGSEDL
- a CDS encoding DUF4282 domain-containing protein, with translation MQDLLGFDKMVTPIVIRVLYFLGLIGVLITGVGALFSGGLRGVLTGLAILVFGAIMVRVYSELLILLFRIHDNLVSINQQMKDRNSSGQL